One Helianthus annuus cultivar XRQ/B chromosome 7, HanXRQr2.0-SUNRISE, whole genome shotgun sequence genomic region harbors:
- the LOC110867672 gene encoding nudix hydrolase 14, chloroplastic isoform X2, with protein sequence MPISDKFCRNAIGCSLFEQWLKNIQSEKGLLADGSLSLRQVLIQGIDMFGKRVGFLKFKADVIDKETGQKVPGIVFARGPAVAVLILLESEGKTYTVLTEQVRVPVGRPVLELPAGMLDDNVGDIFGTALREVEEETGIQLKLDDMVDLTLFLDPSTGNKVIPSPGGCDEELSLLLYRGSVGADVIKQLQGKETGLREHGELIKVHVVPYDTLWHMTPDAKVLMSIAIYEMAKKEGLLPHKN encoded by the exons ATAAATTCTGCAGGAATGCTATTGGTTGCTCGTTATTCGAGCAGTGGCTAAAGAATATTCAAAGTGAGAAAGGGCTCCTTGCAGATGGATCTTTGTCTTTAAGACAAGTGCTCATTCAG GGGATAGACATGTTTGGCAAGCGTGTTGGCTTTCTTAAATTTAAAGCAGATGTCATTGATAAGGAAACGGGACAAAAG gTTCCAGGTATTGTTTTTGCAAGAGGCCCAGCTGTAGCTGTTCTAATCCTACTGGAATCCGAAGGGAAAACCTATACTGTGCTTACGGAGCAG GTTAGGGTACCTGTTGGGAGGCCAGTTTTGGAGCTGCCGGCTGGAATGTTAGATGACAATGTCGGTGATATTTTTGGTACAGCTTTACGTGAGGTCGAAGAAGAGACTGGAATTCAGTTAAAACTAGACGACATGGTCGATCTCACATTGTTTCTAGACCCTTCCACCGGGAACAAAGTTATCCCCTCGCCAGGTGGATGTGATGAGGAACTTAGTTTACTTCTGTACAGAGGAAGCGTAGGTGCAGATGTTATTAAACAGCTGCAAGGAAAAGAAACCGGGCTCAGGGAACACGGCGAGCTGATCAAAGTGCACGTGGTTCCTTACGACACACTTTGGCATATGACTCCTGATGCTAAAGTATTAATGTCAATCGCCATATATGAAATGGCTAAAAAAGAAGGCTTGCTGCCTCACAAAAACTGA